The following are from one region of the Arachis duranensis cultivar V14167 chromosome 10, aradu.V14167.gnm2.J7QH, whole genome shotgun sequence genome:
- the LOC107470678 gene encoding uncharacterized protein LOC107470678 isoform X2: MNRPVGPNAKLFKSRCTVLVRDVKNAPLKVKEWADIKIENKIKMFDLVLTYFKVEGRKHLVWAQMNSSYRSYRHLLKKRYFEPYDNPEIARANIPLEMEKEDWDYLVNLWIDEGWQKISQQNKMSRAANSIIHTTGAKGAQQRAEEAFEQTGQEIDRLRLWELTHTRVNGQACNEETQEKLVDLIHFRIYLRNYHLK; encoded by the exons ATGAATAGGCCAGTTGGTCCAAATGCAAAGCTGTTCAAATCAAGATGCACTGTTCTAGTTCGTGATGTGAAGAATGCACCACTAAAGGTTAAAGAATGGGCTGATATCAAAAtagagaacaaaataaagatgTTTGACCTAGTTTTG ACATACTTTAAAGTTGAAGGTCGAAAGCATTTAGTATGGGCTCAAATGAATTCTTCTTATCGGAGTTATCGACATCTATTAAAGAAAAGGTATTTTGAACCTTATGATAACCCTGAAATTGCTCGAGCCAATATACCATTGGAAATGGAAAAAGAGGATTGGGATTACCTTGTGAATCTTTGGATTGATGAAGGCTGGCAG aAAATAAGTCAACAAAATAAGATGAGTCGAGCTGCAAATAGCATTATTCATACCACTGGTGCTAAGGGAGCCCAACAAAGAGCTGAAGAGGCG TTTGAGCAAACAGGACAAGAAATTGACCGTCTTCGCCTTTGGGAGCTTACGCATACCCGTGTTAATGGACAAGCTTGcaatgaagaaactcaagaaaaaCTT
- the LOC127739692 gene encoding uncharacterized protein LOC127739692 has translation MGMKTIIPMTEIEAENNYHSWNNHYGLSASSSDSFICTFFEEFRLHSVSTVMSAFYFSRSVCIWYTHVAEDLKIPLNIFFTLPCQKILSMASKLLLKKQSQPTEEWYVKLVIYSMDKDWMQIKNRALLQYRRGVNEFLDFAFSHTNDDKIYCPCFKCNNCLRKSREQVEFDLLSHGIVRNYTIWYHHGESLQDESPHSSSFDSHDDYMDKDDMENMLRDHFGVWDIEEDIEEPNEEHIKEDIGEPYEEHVEEPNEDAAKFYKLLDDSEKELYPGCTYFSKLSFLMRLFHIKCLGGWSNKSFSMLLELLNDSFPKGVQLPASYYEARKIIRDLGLDYEKIDACINDCMLFWKDHDKKETCDHCGASRWKFEEKDGKRKKIPIKVLRYFRITPRLKRLYMSTKTAFDMRWHDAKRIDDGYLRHPADSEAWKSFDELHKSFSDEPRNVRLGLASDGFNPFGNMSTKYSVWPVVLIPYNLPPWKCMKDPYLMLSLLIPGSKSPGKAIDTYLRPLIEELKELWNVGVDTFDAYEKKNFKMRAAILWTVNDFPAYGDLSGWNTRGALRCPTCNVETQSKFLTNGKKFCFLGHRRFLPIRHRWRREKELFDGTKELRRLPKQLSDVMHIEKNICDNVLGTLMDIPRKTKDHLNSHLDMEKLGIKKDLHPIREGEKVVSLADAIYKLNNKERRSLCEFLQNVKVPDGYSSNLRRCINLKEKKIYGLKTHDCHVLLECFLPLVLRGLFSSHDVRSALIGLCSFFKELCSKVLTVKNLEKIEEQIIITLCKLEMIFPPSFFDVMIHLPIHLASEAKIAGPVHYRWMYPIERYLCSLKAYVRNRAHPEGSIAEGYLANECLLFCSRYFNGIETKYNRVGRNWDGAITHGYKVETKDKVLPIFKQNGRPSRNCKVTRRLSLEEIKQAHLYILKNCDQVTPFIYKHKEILEEENPRNVQKRHDQEFSDWFESHVTCLYKEKDKQVTHQLLCLARGPAREATCYKGYKANGFIFHTKDCENHRKTQSSGVMVKLNCGKEYYGVIEDIVELSYMNDNKVVMFKCLWWDVDNYGRGVKVDEYGVTLVNKGRTLKTKEVFIMACQYEQVFYVEDICNSNW, from the exons ATGGGGATGAAAACAATTATCCCCATGACAGAGATCGAGGCGG AAAACAACTATCATTCATGGAATAATCACTATGGCCTGTCTGCGTCTTCTTCTGACAGTTTCATCTGCACCTTCTTCGAAGAGTTTCGTCTGCATTCTGTTTCAACAGTCATGTCTGCATTCTATTTCAGCAGATCTGTCTGCATCT GGTATACTCATGTTGCTGAAGATCTAAAAATTCCACTTAACATATTCTTCACATTGCCAT gtcaaaaaattttatcaatggCTTCCAAATTGCTATTAAAGAAACAAAGTCAACCAACTGAg GAATG gtaTGTTAAGCTTGTCATATATTCAATGGACAAGGATTGGATGCAAATTAAGAATAGAGCCCTTTTACAATATAGGAGAGGTGTCAACGAGTTCTTAGATTTTGCCTTTAGTCATACAAACGATGATAAGATATATTGTCCGTGTTTTAAATGCAATAATTGCCTTAGAAAATCTCGTGAGCAAGTAGAATTTGATCTTCTAAGTCATGGCATAGTGAGAAATTATACAATTTGGTACCACCATGGAGAATCGCTACAAGATGAGTCACCCCATTCAAGTTCATTTGATAGTCACGATGATTATATGGATAAAGATGACATGGAAAACATGTTAAGGGATCATTTTGGAGTTTGGGATATAGAAGAGGATATTGAAGAACCTAATGAAGAGCATATAAAAGAGGATATAGGAGAACCTTATGAAGAGCATGTAGAAGAACCTAATGAAGATGCAGCAAAGTTTTACAAACTTTTGGATGATTCTGAGAAAGAACTATATCCAGGATGTACGTACTTTTCAAAGCTCTCGTTTTTGATGAGATTATTCCATATTAAATGTCTTGGTGGATGGAGTAATAAATCATTTTCTATGTTACTTGAGTTATTGAATGATTCTTTTCCAAAAGGGGTACAACTACCGGCGTCTTACTATGAAGCTAGGAAGATTATTCGAGATCTTGGCTTGGATTATGAGAAAATAGATGCTTGTATTAATGATTGTATGCTATTCTGGAAAGATCATGATAAGAAAGAAACTTGTGATCATTGTGGTGCTTCAAGGTGGAAGTTTGAGGAGAAAgatggaaagagaaaaaaaattcctATAAAAGTTCTCCGTTACTTTCGAATAACTCCAAGGCTTAAAAGATTATATATGTCAACAAAGACAGCATTTGATATGAGATGGCATGATGCAAAGCGAATTGATGATGGGTATTTACGTCATCCAGCTGACTCAGAAGCATGGAAATCATTTGATGAGTTACATAAGTCCTTTTCTGATGAACCTAGAAATGTAAGGCTTGGATTAGCAAGTGATGGGTTTAACCCCTTTGGAAATATGAGTACAAAATACAGTGTTTGGCCTGTGGTACTTATACCATATAACTTGCCACCTTGGAAATGCATGAAGGATCCTTATCTAATGTTATCATTGCTTATACCGGGTTCAAAATCTCCAGGAAAGGCAATAGATACATATCTAAGGCCTTTAattgaagaattaaaagaattatgGAATGTAGGAGTTGATACCTTTgatgcatatgaaaaaaaaaattttaaaatgcgTGCAGCTATATTATGGACAGTAAATGACTTTCCAGCATATGGAGATTTATCTGGATGGAATACGAGAGGGGCACTTCGTTGTCCCACTTGTAATGTTGAGACTCAATCTAAGTTTCTTACtaatggaaagaaattttgcTTCCTAGGTCATCGGCGCTTCTTGCCTATTAGACATAGATGGCGACGTGAAAAAGAATTGTTTGATGGCACAAAAGAACTTAGGCGTCTTCCCAAGCAACTCTCTG ATGTCATGCACATAGAGAAGAATATATGTGACAATGTTCTTGGGACATTGATGGATAttccaagaaaaacaaaagaccATTTAAATTCTCATTTGGATATGGAAAAGTTAGGCATAAAGAAAGATTTGCATCCTattagagagggagaaaaaGTTGTGTCATTAGCTGATGCCatttataaattgaataataaagAAAGGAGGAGTTTGTGTGAATTTTTGCAAAATGTCAAAGTACCAGATGGATATTCTTCAAATCTTAGGAGATGTATTAAcctaaaagagaaaaagatttATGGCTTAAAGACTCATGATTGTCATGTTCTTCTAGAGTGCTTCCTTCCGCTTGTTTTACGAGGTCTTTTCTCATCACATGATGTGCGTAGTGCATTAATAGGACTTTGCAGTTTTTTCAAGGAGTTGTGCTCAAAAGTTCTAACAGTGAAAAATCTTGAGAAGATTGAAGAACAAATCATTATCACACTTTGCAAGTTGGAAATGATATTTCCGCCTTCATTTTTTGATGTCATGATCCATTTACCTATCCATTTGGCAAGTGAGGCAAAGATTGCAGGGCCGGTCCATTATCGATGGATGTACCCTATTGAgag GTATTTATGTAGCTTAAAAGCTTATGTACGTAATCGAGCTCATCCAGAAGGTTCAATTGCTGAAGGATATCTTGCAAATGAATGCTTATTATTTTGCTCAAGATACTTTAATGGTATTGAAACAAAGTATAATCGAGTTGGAAGAAATTGGGATGGTGCAATAACTCATGGTTATAAAGTTGAAACAAAGGATAAAGTATTACCGATTTTCAAGCAAAATGGAAGACCCTCAAGAAATTGTAAAGTGACAAGAAGATTGAGTCTAGAAGAAATAAAGCAAGCTCATCTTTATATTTTGAAGAACTGTGATCAAGTTACTCCTTTCATATA CAAACATAAAGAAATATTAGAAGAAGAGAACCCAAGAAATGTTCAAAAACGACATGATCAAGAATTTTCAGATTGGTTTGAAAGTCAT gtTACATGTTTGtacaaagaaaaagataaacaagTAACCCATCAACTTTTATGTTTAGCAAGAGGTCCAGCAAGAGAAGCCACATGCTATAAAGGATACAAAGCAAACGGTTTTATCTTCCACACAAAAGATTGTGAGAATCAtagaaaaactcaaagtagtgGAGTTATGGTAAAGCTAAATTGTGGAAAggagtattatggagtcattgaGGATATTGTGGAGTTATCATATATGAATGATAACAAAGTTGTAATGTTCAAATGCTTATGGTGGGATGTGGACAATTATGGTAGAGGAGTGAAAGTAGATGAATATGGTGTCACCCTGGTAAATAAAGGTCGCACTTTGAAGACAAAAGAAGTATTTATTATGGCATGTCAATATGAACAAGTATTCTATGTTGAAGATATTTGTAACTCCAATTGGTAA